A single window of Lutzomyia longipalpis isolate SR_M1_2022 chromosome 1, ASM2433408v1 DNA harbors:
- the LOC129788149 gene encoding probable salivary secreted peptide — translation MKFSVGLIVLAVFCGVLYAQSHNIQWGNQTHYDRLLHREFVHKSSKWMQVVTHEVNWPNRTQAAQARNATITYIRAMDQYVNGKGGYATLRAGGVGFNHTEVRFKSQRSQGIDFILEIYGH, via the exons ATGAAGTTCTCAGTGGGATTAATTGTCTTGGCGGTATTCTGTGGTGTTCTCTATGCCCAGAGTCATAACATTCAATGGGGCAATCAGACGCACTATGACCGCTTGTTGCACCGTGAATTTGTACATAAATCCTCAAAGTGGATGCAGGTCGTTACCCATGAAGTTAACTGGCCAAAT AGAACTCAAGCAGCTCAAGCTAGGAATGCAACAATAACATACATTCGTGCCATGGATCAATATGTAAATGGCAAGGGTGGATACGCAACCCTGAGAGCTGGTGGTGTTGGATTCAATCACACAGAGGTTCGATTTAAATCACAGAGAAGCCAGGGGATCGACTTCATCTTGGAGATTTATGGGCACTAA
- the LOC129788151 gene encoding F-box/LRR-repeat protein 14 — MDDSHLMLTEIPGGLISHQPHHLPRYAPYHLHQPHLQPAPAPQLYLHPPPRIVQRPKTPIPSPPPEGTHIGHLYPELLTMIFAKLSVRDRGRVAQVCTAWRDAAYSKSVWKGVEASLHIRRPPASLFNSLVRRGIRKIQVLSLRRTLKEVITGVPNLESLNLSGCYNITDNNLYQSFCMDMQHLKVLDLSLCKQITDTSLGRIGSQMKNLEVLELGGCSNITNTGLMLIAWSLKKLKRLNLRSCWHISDQGIGHLAGVGPETEHTLPLEYLGLQDCQRLSDEALKYIAQGLPFLRSINLSFCVSVTDSGLKYLAKMPKLEELNLRACDNISDIGMAYLTEGGSSIFSLDVSFCDKIGDQALIHISQGLFHLRSLSLNASCITDDGLDRIAKSLHDLETLNIGQCNRISDKGLKALADNLQNLKAIDLYGCTRLSAQGLELIMKLPKLETLNLGLWHVR, encoded by the coding sequence ATGGATGACTCCCACTTGATGCTGACTGAAATTCCGGGTGGGCTGATCAGCCATCAGCCCCATCATCTACCACGGTATGCACCGTACCACCTTCACCAGCCACACCTGCAACCAGCGCCGGCACCTCAGCTGTATCTCCATCCACCACCGAGGATTGTTCAGCGCCCAAAAACGCCCATTCCCAGTCCACCACCCGAGGGAACGCACATTGGGCACCTCTATCCCGAGCTCCTGACCATGATCTTTGCAAAGTTGAGTGTGCGAGATCGCGGTAGGGTGGCACAGGTGTGCACAGCATGGCGAGATGCGGCATACTCAAAGAGCGTATGGAAAGGCGTCGAGGCGTCCCTGCACATCCGACGCCCACCAGCAAGTCTCTTTAATTCCCTCGTCCGTCGGGGCATCCGGAAGATCCAGGTGCTATCGCTGCGACGGACCCTCAAAGAAGTCATAACGGGTGTGCCAAATCTTGAATCACTCAACCTAAGTGGGTGCTACAATATCACAGATAATAATCTCTATCAATCCTTCTGTATGGATATGCAGCATCTCAAGGTGTTGGATCTTTCGCTGTGTAAGCAAATCACAGACACAAGCCTTGGGCGAATTGGGTCACAAATGAAGAATCTGGAGGTGCTGGAATTGGGTGGTTGTTCCAATATTACAAACACAGGACTGATGCTAATTGCGTGGTCGCTAAAAAAGCTCAAACGGCTAAATTTGCGATCGTGCTGGCACATTTCGGATCAGGGCATTGGGCATCTTGCTGGTGTTGGCCCTGAAACTGAGCACACCCTCCCACTTGAATATTTGGGCCTACAGGACTGTCAGAGGCTCAGCGATGAGGCACTGAAGTACATTGCGCAGGGATTGCCGTTCCTCAGGAGCATTAATCTCAGCTTTTGCGTCTCGGTGACGGATAGTGGGTTGAAGTATCTCGCCAAAATGCCAAAGCTGGAGGAACTCAATCTCCGTGCGTGCGACAACATCAGTGACATCGGGATGGCGTACTTGACGGAGGGTGGTAGCAGCATATTCTCCCTGGATGTTAGCTTCTGCGACAAGATCGGTGATCAAGCACTCATACACATCTCCCAGGGGTTGTTTCACCTACGATCACTCAGCCTCAATGCCAGCTGCATCACCGACGATGGACTCGATCGCATCGCAAAGTCACTCCATGATCTCGAGACTCTCAACATTGGGCAGTGCAACCGCATCAGCGACAAAGGGCTCAAGGCACTGGCTGACAATCTTCAGAACCTCAAGGCGATCGATCTCTATGGCTGCACGCGCCTCTCGGCGCAGGGTCTCGAACTTATCATGAAGCTGCCGAAGCTGGAGACGCTGAATTTGGGTCTCTGGCATGTAAGGTGA